In Streptomyces capitiformicae, one genomic interval encodes:
- a CDS encoding DUF6113 family protein — protein MTRADRPTGGQGSALAQPLTMPSLGRSAAHLGLFALGAVVGVAGGLVQPAWFPGGLLLALLGAAGLFLGGARAMGSRSGAVAPAIGWMISVILLTSTRPEGDFMFAAGAGSYFFLLGGMAVAVMCATLGWGRQPTGPRARLGK, from the coding sequence ATGACGCGGGCGGACCGGCCGACAGGCGGGCAAGGCAGCGCGCTCGCACAGCCGTTGACGATGCCGTCGCTCGGGCGGAGCGCCGCCCATCTGGGGCTCTTCGCGCTGGGAGCCGTGGTCGGAGTGGCCGGTGGGCTGGTCCAACCCGCCTGGTTCCCCGGCGGGTTGCTGCTCGCCCTGCTCGGCGCGGCCGGGCTCTTCCTGGGCGGCGCCCGGGCGATGGGCTCCAGGTCGGGGGCCGTTGCACCGGCCATCGGCTGGATGATCTCCGTCATCCTGCTCACCTCCACCCGGCCGGAAGGCGACTTCATGTTCGCCGCGGGAGCGGGCTCGTATTTCTTCCTGCTCGGCGGCATGGCCGTAGCTGTGATGTGCGCCACGCTTGGATGGGGGCGGCAACCGACCGGACCCCGCGCCCGACTTGGGAAGTGA
- a CDS encoding peptide ABC transporter substrate-binding protein, with protein MRGATHAGWVACAVAVALAATGCGGGGDAGDSGAVLSSSWTDPQNPLEPANTNEVQGGKVLDMIFRGLKRYDAKTGVAEDMLAEKIETSDSRNYTVTVKDGWTFSNGEKVTARSFVDAWNYGASLRNNQKNAYFFSYIEGYDKVHPEKGEQSAETMSGLKVVDDRTFTVRLSQKFSSFPDTLGYNAFVPLPRAFFDDHAAWLAKPVGNGPYAVESYTKGSEMRLTKWDAYPGSDAARNGGVTLKVYTDNNTAYTDLMAGNLDLVDDVPAQQLKNVRSDLGDRYLNTPAGIIQTLAFPHYDKAWNKPGSVKVRKGLSRAINRRQITDTIFQKTRTPATDWTSPVLGEDGGYQEGLCGQWCEYDAAAAKKLIEEGGGLPGGQVKITYNADTGSHKLWVDAVCNSINNALGNDRACVGNPIGTFADFRSKSTTQKLSGPFRAGWQMDYPLTQNFLQPLYYTGASSNDGKWSNEEFDRLVDQANAETDVAKAVETFQKAEEVVRDNMAAIPLWYQNGSAGWSERLSNVALNPFSVPVYHEIKVG; from the coding sequence ATGCGCGGAGCCACGCACGCCGGATGGGTCGCCTGCGCGGTGGCCGTAGCACTCGCCGCGACCGGCTGTGGTGGAGGGGGCGACGCCGGCGACAGCGGCGCGGTGCTCAGCTCCTCATGGACCGATCCGCAGAACCCGCTGGAGCCGGCCAACACCAACGAGGTACAGGGCGGCAAGGTGCTGGACATGATCTTCCGCGGGCTGAAGCGGTACGACGCGAAGACCGGCGTGGCCGAGGACATGCTCGCCGAGAAGATCGAGACCTCCGACTCGCGGAACTACACCGTCACCGTCAAGGACGGCTGGACCTTCAGCAACGGCGAGAAGGTCACCGCCAGGTCCTTCGTGGACGCCTGGAACTACGGGGCGAGCCTGAGGAACAACCAGAAGAACGCCTACTTCTTCAGTTACATCGAGGGCTACGACAAGGTCCACCCGGAGAAGGGCGAGCAGAGCGCCGAGACGATGTCCGGGCTGAAGGTCGTGGACGACCGGACCTTCACCGTCAGGCTCAGCCAGAAATTCTCGAGCTTCCCCGACACCCTCGGCTACAACGCCTTCGTGCCGTTGCCCCGCGCGTTCTTCGACGACCACGCCGCCTGGCTGGCCAAGCCCGTCGGCAACGGCCCGTACGCCGTGGAGTCGTACACCAAGGGCTCCGAGATGCGCCTGACGAAGTGGGACGCCTACCCGGGTTCGGACGCGGCCCGCAACGGCGGCGTCACTCTCAAGGTCTACACGGACAACAACACGGCCTACACCGACCTGATGGCCGGCAACCTCGACCTCGTCGACGACGTACCGGCCCAGCAGCTGAAGAACGTCCGCAGCGACCTCGGCGACCGCTACCTCAACACCCCGGCCGGCATCATCCAGACCCTGGCCTTCCCCCACTACGACAAGGCCTGGAACAAGCCCGGCTCGGTCAAGGTCCGCAAAGGACTCTCCCGTGCGATCAACCGCCGGCAGATCACTGACACCATCTTCCAGAAGACCCGCACCCCCGCCACCGACTGGACCTCACCCGTGCTCGGCGAGGACGGCGGTTACCAGGAGGGGCTGTGCGGTCAGTGGTGCGAGTACGACGCCGCCGCGGCGAAGAAGCTGATCGAGGAGGGCGGCGGGCTGCCCGGCGGGCAGGTGAAGATCACGTACAACGCGGACACCGGATCCCACAAGCTGTGGGTGGACGCCGTCTGCAACTCCATCAACAACGCCCTGGGCAACGACCGGGCCTGCGTCGGCAACCCGATCGGCACCTTCGCCGACTTCCGGAGCAAGAGCACGACCCAGAAGCTCTCTGGGCCCTTCCGGGCGGGCTGGCAGATGGACTACCCGCTGACCCAGAACTTCCTCCAGCCGCTCTACTACACGGGCGCCTCCTCCAACGACGGCAAGTGGTCCAACGAGGAGTTCGACAGGCTCGTCGACCAGGCGAACGCCGAGACCGACGTCGCCAAGGCCGTCGAGACCTTCCAGAAGGCCGAGGAGGTCGTCCGGGACAACATGGCGGCCATCCCGCTCTGGTACCAGAACGGCAGCGCCGGCTGGTCCGAGCGGCTGTCGAACGTGGCCCTCAACCCGTTCAGCGTCCCCGTCTACCACGAGATCAAGGTCGGCTGA
- a CDS encoding ABC transporter permease, with translation MGRYVVRRLLQMVPVFIGSTLLIFLMVNVMGDPVAGLCGDRQCDPATAAQLRKEFGLDQPVWQQYLTYMGNVFTGDFGTAFNGQEVTELMSTAFPVTIRLTVVAILFEVVIGITLGVVTGLRRGRPVDTGVLLLTLVVISVPTFVTGLLLQLLLGVEWGWIRPSVSPAAPFDELILPGLVLASVSLAYVTRLTRTSIAENRRSDYVRTAIAKGLPRHRVVTRHLLRNSLIPVVTFIGADIGFLMGGAIVTERIFNIHGVGYQLYQGILRQNTQTVVGFVTVLVLVFLVCNLVVDLLYAVLDPRIRYA, from the coding sequence ATGGGGCGGTACGTCGTCCGGCGCCTGCTGCAGATGGTCCCGGTGTTCATCGGGTCGACCCTGCTGATCTTCCTCATGGTGAACGTGATGGGCGACCCCGTCGCGGGCCTGTGCGGCGACCGGCAGTGCGACCCGGCGACGGCTGCCCAGCTCAGAAAGGAGTTCGGCCTCGACCAGCCCGTGTGGCAGCAGTACCTGACCTACATGGGGAACGTCTTCACCGGAGACTTCGGTACGGCGTTCAACGGCCAGGAAGTCACCGAGTTGATGTCCACGGCCTTCCCGGTCACCATCCGGCTCACCGTCGTGGCGATCCTGTTCGAGGTCGTCATCGGGATCACACTGGGCGTCGTCACCGGCCTGCGCCGTGGCCGCCCCGTGGACACCGGTGTCCTGCTGCTCACCCTCGTCGTCATCTCCGTCCCCACCTTCGTGACCGGACTGCTGCTCCAGCTGCTGCTCGGCGTGGAGTGGGGGTGGATCAGGCCGTCCGTCTCCCCGGCCGCCCCCTTCGACGAGCTGATCCTCCCGGGCCTCGTCCTCGCCTCGGTCTCCCTCGCGTACGTCACCCGCCTGACCCGCACGTCGATCGCGGAGAACCGGCGCTCCGACTACGTCCGTACGGCCATCGCCAAGGGCCTGCCGAGACACCGCGTCGTCACCAGGCACCTTCTGCGCAACTCCCTCATCCCCGTCGTCACCTTCATCGGCGCCGACATCGGCTTCCTCATGGGCGGCGCGATCGTCACCGAGCGGATCTTCAACATCCACGGCGTCGGATACCAGCTCTACCAGGGCATCCTGCGCCAGAACACGCAGACGGTCGTGGGCTTCGTGACGGTCCTCGTCCTCGTCTTCCTCGTCTGCAACCTGGTCGTCGACCTCCTGTACGCCGTACTCGACCCGAGGATCCGCTATGCCTGA
- a CDS encoding ABC transporter ATP-binding protein, whose amino-acid sequence MVEPILEVSGLVKHFPLTQGILLKRQVGAVKAVDGVDFTLSKGETLGIVGESGCGKSTVARMLVNLERPTAGSIKYKGEDITKLSGKALKSVRRNIQMVFQDPYTSLNPRMTVGDIIGEPYDIHPEVAPKGDRRRKVQELLDVVGLNPEYINRYPHQFSGGQRQRIGIARGLALHPEIIVADEPVSALDVSVQAQVINLLERLQGEFGLSYVFIAHDLSIVRHISDRVGVMYLGRIVEIGRDAEIYDHPTHPYTQALLSAVPVPDPEAREHRERIILFGDVPSPTNIPSGCRFRTRCWKARERCALEVPLLAVPAEFRLTTGPAAHDSACHFAEAVSIESADDHVDGVE is encoded by the coding sequence ATGGTTGAGCCGATCCTGGAGGTCAGTGGACTGGTCAAGCACTTTCCCCTGACCCAGGGCATTCTGTTGAAGAGGCAGGTCGGCGCCGTCAAGGCCGTTGACGGTGTGGACTTCACGCTCAGCAAAGGGGAGACCCTCGGCATCGTCGGCGAGTCCGGGTGCGGCAAGTCGACCGTCGCCAGGATGCTGGTCAATCTCGAGCGGCCGACGGCCGGATCGATCAAGTACAAGGGCGAGGACATCACCAAGCTCTCCGGCAAGGCCCTCAAGTCCGTCCGCCGGAACATCCAGATGGTCTTCCAGGACCCGTACACCTCCCTCAACCCCCGCATGACCGTGGGCGACATCATCGGAGAGCCGTACGACATCCACCCCGAGGTGGCCCCGAAGGGCGACCGGCGGCGCAAGGTCCAGGAGCTGCTCGACGTGGTCGGGCTCAACCCCGAGTACATCAACCGCTATCCGCACCAGTTCTCCGGCGGCCAGCGTCAACGCATCGGCATCGCCCGCGGGTTGGCGCTCCACCCCGAGATCATCGTCGCCGACGAGCCCGTCTCCGCGCTCGACGTCTCCGTCCAGGCACAGGTGATCAACCTGCTGGAGCGGCTCCAGGGCGAGTTCGGGCTGTCGTACGTCTTCATCGCGCACGACCTGTCGATCGTGCGCCACATCTCCGACCGGGTGGGGGTCATGTACCTCGGCCGCATCGTCGAGATCGGCCGCGACGCCGAGATCTACGACCATCCGACGCACCCCTACACCCAGGCGCTGCTCTCCGCCGTGCCCGTACCGGATCCCGAGGCCCGCGAGCACCGGGAGCGGATCATCCTCTTCGGTGACGTGCCCTCCCCGACGAACATCCCGTCCGGCTGCCGCTTCCGCACCCGCTGCTGGAAGGCGCGGGAGAGGTGCGCGCTGGAGGTACCGCTGCTAGCGGTCCCGGCGGAGTTCCGGCTCACGACCGGGCCTGCGGCCCATGACTCCGCCTGCCATTTCGCCGAGGCTGTATCCATTGAATCGGCGGACGATCATGTGGATGGGGTGGAATAG
- a CDS encoding transglutaminase-like domain-containing protein: MSAPFPPEPERAAELRRRFGEEARAGRPDLATLCLLVGAAGDGALDEAGIDAAQIELDRLAGQLPFRPGGPRAWADALNELLGERCGFHGSAADYQRLESSLLHQVLVRRRGLPILLSVVWIEVARRAGAPVYGVALPGHFVVGFGPPEELSGQVLADPFDGGRVLSGSDAEMLVAGATGGPLDPSMLSPADPLDVVVRILNNVRAWAAARPERSDVALWALELSLAMPAHPARLRYEWARLLVRRGEFLRGAAELEAYAEVVEAVDPAAAEKVRRQADAARALLN; encoded by the coding sequence ATGTCCGCGCCCTTTCCTCCGGAGCCGGAGCGGGCCGCTGAGCTGCGGCGGCGGTTCGGGGAGGAGGCGCGGGCCGGGCGGCCGGATCTGGCCACGTTGTGTCTGTTGGTGGGGGCGGCGGGGGACGGGGCGCTGGACGAGGCCGGGATCGACGCGGCGCAGATCGAGCTGGACCGGCTTGCCGGGCAGCTGCCGTTCCGGCCCGGTGGGCCCCGGGCCTGGGCGGACGCGCTGAACGAGCTGCTCGGGGAGCGGTGCGGGTTCCATGGCTCCGCGGCGGACTACCAGCGGCTGGAGTCGTCACTGCTGCATCAGGTGCTCGTACGACGGCGCGGGCTGCCGATCCTGTTGTCGGTGGTGTGGATCGAGGTGGCCAGGAGGGCGGGGGCTCCGGTGTACGGGGTCGCGTTGCCGGGGCACTTCGTGGTGGGGTTCGGGCCGCCGGAGGAGTTGTCGGGGCAGGTCCTCGCCGATCCGTTCGACGGCGGGCGGGTGCTCAGTGGGAGCGACGCGGAGATGCTTGTCGCCGGGGCGACCGGAGGGCCGTTGGACCCCTCGATGCTGAGCCCCGCGGACCCGTTGGACGTGGTGGTGCGGATCCTCAACAACGTGCGGGCGTGGGCCGCCGCCCGGCCCGAGCGGTCGGATGTCGCGTTGTGGGCGCTGGAGTTGTCGTTGGCGATGCCTGCGCATCCGGCTCGGTTGCGGTACGAGTGGGCGCGGTTGCTGGTGCGGCGGGGGGAGTTTCTGCGGGGCGCGGCCGAGTTGGAGGCTTATGCGGAGGTGGTGGAGGCGGTGGATCCGGCGGCGGCGGAGAAGGTACGGCGGCAGGCCGACGCGGCTCGGGCTCTGTTGAACTGA
- the mshB gene encoding N-acetyl-1-D-myo-inositol-2-amino-2-deoxy-alpha-D-glucopyranoside deacetylase yields the protein MTDLPSPGLRPGGPSSRSARRLLLVHAHPDDESINNGATMAKYAAEGARVTLVTCTLGEEGEVIPPHLGHLAPDRDDALGPHRVGELAEAMKELGVTDHRFLGGPGRYRDSGMMGVEQNERPGAFWSADLDEAAAHLVAVIREVRPQVLVTYDPGGGYGHPDHIQAHRVAMRAADLTPDPEFRPDLGRPWEIAKVYWNRMPRGVIVEGFARLRRDLAEPGRLPFTQVAAVTDVPGVVDDYIVTTEIDGTDFAAAKAAAMRAHATQIAVAEPYFALSNQLAQPLLATEYYELVRGRREEGSRESDLFEGIPGLSDGATGLSDGATGLSDGATGLSEGTTSASDGTPGTSFEVAQNGTGL from the coding sequence ATGACGGATCTGCCCTCCCCCGGCCTTAGGCCGGGGGGACCCTCATCTCGCTCCGCTCGCCGACTGCTCCTGGTGCACGCGCACCCGGACGACGAGTCGATCAACAACGGCGCGACCATGGCCAAGTACGCGGCCGAGGGAGCGCGGGTGACGCTGGTGACCTGCACCCTCGGCGAGGAGGGCGAGGTCATCCCGCCCCACCTCGGGCATCTCGCGCCCGACCGTGACGACGCGCTGGGCCCGCACCGGGTGGGTGAGCTGGCCGAGGCCATGAAGGAGCTCGGCGTCACCGACCACCGCTTCCTCGGCGGCCCCGGCCGCTACCGCGACTCCGGGATGATGGGCGTCGAGCAGAACGAGCGGCCCGGCGCCTTCTGGTCCGCCGACCTCGACGAGGCCGCCGCCCACCTCGTCGCCGTGATCCGCGAGGTACGCCCCCAGGTCCTCGTCACCTACGACCCGGGCGGCGGCTACGGCCACCCCGACCACATCCAGGCCCACCGCGTCGCCATGCGCGCCGCCGACCTGACCCCCGACCCGGAGTTCCGCCCCGACCTGGGCCGGCCCTGGGAGATCGCCAAGGTTTACTGGAACCGGATGCCGCGCGGCGTGATCGTGGAGGGCTTCGCCCGGCTGCGCCGCGACCTCGCCGAGCCCGGACGGCTCCCCTTCACCCAGGTCGCCGCCGTCACCGATGTGCCCGGAGTGGTGGACGACTACATCGTCACCACCGAGATCGACGGTACCGACTTCGCGGCAGCGAAGGCCGCGGCGATGCGTGCGCACGCCACCCAGATCGCGGTCGCCGAGCCGTATTTCGCCCTCTCCAACCAGCTCGCGCAGCCTCTTCTGGCCACCGAGTACTACGAGTTGGTGCGCGGCAGACGTGAAGAGGGCAGCCGGGAGAGCGACTTGTTCGAGGGGATCCCCGGTCTGTCCGACGGGGCAACGGGCCTGTCCGACGGGGCAACGGGCCTGTCCGACGGGGCAACGGGCCTGTCCGAGGGGACCACCAGCGCTTCTGACGGCACTCCCGGCACTTCTTTCGAGGTTGCTCAGAACGGAACGGGCCTGTGA
- a CDS encoding S9 family peptidase: protein MTTEPESFPRRHARTQRFSLGAPRAFSVAPDGSRVVFLRSASGTDRANKLWVLDVPDGDARSGTAIPPGESRERIAADPGALLGGSSEELSAEERARRERSREGGAGIVGYATDEAVELASFALSGRLFVAELRAGTARELDVPGPVIDPRPSPDGRYVAYVARGGLRVVEAEGGGDVALTEEGSENVTHGLAEFIAAEEMGRSRGFWWSPDSDRLLVSRVDDTPVRRWWISDPAQPGSEPQRVAYPAAGTDNADVRLFVTDLSGARTEVVWDRARYPYLAHVHWSAAGAPLILVQARDQRSQLFLAVDPDSGVTRMVHADEDPHWLDLFPGVPSWSPSGQLVRVADEGGARVLAVGERPLTGPQLHVRAVLDVSDDNVLVSASAGEAAAEPETGEVHVYRVNELGVERVSHEPGVHSAVRSGGVTVLVSHVPDKAGGQVRVLRDGKQVATVASYAEDPGLSPRVRFTQGGARRVPCALLMPREYDGDTPLPVLMDPYGGPHGPRVLAAHNAHLTSQWFADQGFAVVVADGRGTPGRSPAWEKEIDGDFTLSLDDQVDALHDLAKSHPLDLSRVAIRGWSYGGYLAALAVLRRPDVFHAGIAGAPVTDWRLYDTHYTERYLGDPAAAPETYAKSSLVTDEGLSAPAEPHRPLMIVHGTADDNVVFAHALRLSSALLAAGRPHEVLPLSGVTHITPQEQVAENLLLLQVDFLRRSLNLG, encoded by the coding sequence ATGACGACCGAGCCCGAGTCCTTTCCCCGTCGGCACGCACGGACGCAGCGTTTCTCCCTCGGCGCGCCGCGTGCGTTCTCCGTCGCTCCCGACGGTTCCCGTGTGGTGTTCCTGAGGTCCGCGTCCGGCACCGACCGCGCCAACAAGCTGTGGGTGCTGGACGTTCCGGACGGCGACGCGCGGAGCGGGACGGCGATCCCCCCGGGCGAAAGCCGGGAGCGGATCGCCGCCGACCCGGGCGCGCTGCTCGGCGGCTCCTCCGAGGAGTTGTCGGCCGAGGAGCGGGCACGCCGCGAGCGCAGCCGCGAGGGCGGCGCCGGAATCGTCGGCTACGCCACCGACGAAGCCGTGGAGTTGGCCTCTTTCGCCTTGTCAGGGCGGCTTTTCGTGGCCGAGCTGCGGGCCGGGACGGCACGTGAACTCGACGTCCCCGGGCCGGTGATCGACCCCCGTCCCTCCCCCGACGGCCGGTACGTCGCGTACGTCGCCCGGGGTGGCCTGCGGGTCGTCGAGGCGGAGGGCGGCGGCGATGTGGCGCTGACCGAGGAGGGGTCGGAGAACGTCACGCACGGTCTGGCGGAGTTCATCGCGGCCGAGGAGATGGGCCGTTCGCGGGGTTTCTGGTGGTCTCCCGACTCGGACCGCTTGCTCGTGTCACGCGTGGACGACACGCCGGTGCGCCGCTGGTGGATCTCGGACCCCGCGCAGCCGGGAAGTGAGCCGCAGCGGGTGGCGTATCCGGCGGCCGGAACCGACAACGCGGACGTACGGCTCTTCGTGACCGACCTCTCCGGGGCCCGCACGGAGGTGGTGTGGGACCGGGCGCGCTACCCGTATCTGGCGCATGTGCACTGGTCAGCGGCGGGCGCGCCGTTGATCCTGGTGCAGGCGAGGGACCAGCGCAGCCAGCTGTTCCTGGCCGTGGACCCGGACTCGGGGGTGACCCGGATGGTGCATGCCGACGAAGATCCACATTGGCTTGATCTTTTCCCTGGGGTTCCCTCGTGGAGTCCCTCCGGACAGCTCGTGCGTGTCGCGGACGAGGGCGGCGCGCGGGTGCTCGCGGTCGGCGAACGCCCGCTGACCGGACCGCAGTTGCACGTCCGCGCGGTCCTGGACGTCTCCGACGACAATGTGCTGGTCTCCGCGTCGGCCGGCGAGGCGGCCGCCGAGCCGGAGACCGGCGAGGTGCACGTCTACCGCGTGAACGAGCTGGGCGTGGAGCGTGTCTCCCACGAACCCGGCGTGCACTCGGCGGTGCGCTCCGGGGGCGTGACGGTGCTGGTCTCCCATGTCCCCGACAAGGCGGGGGGCCAGGTGCGGGTGTTGCGGGACGGCAAGCAAGTGGCGACCGTGGCGTCGTACGCAGAAGATCCCGGTCTGTCCCCGCGCGTACGGTTCACACAGGGGGGCGCACGCCGCGTACCGTGCGCCCTGCTTATGCCACGGGAGTACGACGGTGACACTCCCCTGCCGGTCCTCATGGATCCCTACGGTGGTCCGCACGGCCCCCGGGTGCTGGCCGCGCACAACGCGCACCTCACCTCGCAGTGGTTCGCCGACCAGGGTTTCGCGGTGGTCGTCGCCGATGGGCGCGGCACCCCCGGCCGCTCCCCCGCCTGGGAGAAGGAGATCGACGGCGACTTCACGCTCTCCCTCGACGACCAGGTGGACGCGCTGCACGACCTCGCGAAGTCGCATCCGCTGGACCTGTCCCGGGTGGCGATCCGCGGCTGGTCGTACGGCGGCTATCTGGCGGCCCTCGCGGTCCTGCGCCGCCCGGACGTCTTCCACGCGGGCATCGCGGGGGCCCCGGTCACGGACTGGCGGCTGTACGACACGCACTACACGGAGCGCTACCTGGGCGATCCGGCGGCGGCCCCGGAGACGTACGCGAAGAGCTCGCTGGTGACGGACGAGGGGCTGTCCGCCCCCGCCGAACCGCACCGCCCGCTGATGATCGTGCACGGCACGGCCGACGACAACGTCGTGTTCGCCCACGCCCTGCGCCTGTCCTCCGCCCTCCTCGCCGCCGGCCGCCCGCACGAGGTGCTCCCGCTCTCCGGGGTCACGCACATCACCCCGCAGGAACAGGTCGCGGAGAACCTGCTGCTGCTCCAGGTGGACTTCCTGCGGCGCTCTTTGAATCTGGGCTGA
- a CDS encoding ABC transporter ATP-binding protein, which produces MLLEVRDLHVEFRTRDGVAKAVNGVHYGVDEGQTLAVLGESGSGKSVTAQAIMGILDMPPGRITGGEILFKGQDLLRLKEEKRRKIRGAEMAMIFQDALSSLNPVLSVGDQLGEMFVVHRGMSKKDARARAVELMDRVRIPAAKERVRDYPHQFSGGMRQRIMIAMALALEPALIIADEPTTALDVTVQAQVMELLAELRRELDMGLILITHDLGVVADVADRIAVMYAGRIVESAPVHDIYKAPAHPYTRGLLDSIPRLHQKGQELYAIKGLPPNLMNIPPGCAFNPRCPMARDVCRTDVPPLDDVTPADGTRVSACHFWTECLHG; this is translated from the coding sequence ATGTTGCTCGAAGTGCGTGATCTGCACGTGGAGTTCAGGACGCGGGACGGGGTCGCCAAGGCCGTCAACGGTGTCCACTACGGGGTGGACGAGGGGCAGACGCTCGCCGTGCTCGGCGAGTCCGGTTCCGGCAAGTCGGTCACCGCGCAGGCGATCATGGGCATCCTCGACATGCCGCCGGGGCGGATCACCGGCGGCGAGATCCTCTTCAAGGGCCAGGACCTGCTGCGGCTCAAGGAGGAGAAACGCCGGAAGATCCGCGGCGCCGAGATGGCCATGATCTTCCAGGACGCGCTGTCGTCGTTGAACCCCGTGCTCAGCGTGGGCGACCAGCTCGGCGAGATGTTCGTCGTGCACCGGGGCATGTCGAAGAAGGACGCCCGGGCCAGGGCCGTCGAGCTGATGGACCGGGTCCGCATCCCGGCCGCCAAGGAGCGCGTACGGGACTATCCCCATCAGTTCTCCGGCGGCATGCGCCAGCGCATCATGATCGCCATGGCGCTGGCCCTGGAGCCGGCGCTGATCATCGCCGACGAGCCGACGACGGCGTTGGACGTCACCGTCCAGGCCCAGGTCATGGAGCTCCTCGCCGAGCTCCGACGCGAACTCGACATGGGGCTCATCCTCATCACCCACGACCTCGGCGTGGTCGCGGACGTCGCCGACCGCATCGCCGTGATGTACGCGGGCCGCATCGTGGAGTCCGCCCCCGTCCACGACATCTACAAGGCGCCCGCCCACCCGTACACCCGAGGCCTCCTCGACTCGATCCCGCGCCTGCACCAGAAGGGCCAGGAGCTCTACGCCATCAAGGGCCTGCCGCCCAACCTCATGAACATCCCGCCCGGCTGCGCCTTCAACCCCCGCTGCCCGATGGCCCGGGACGTGTGCCGGACCGATGTTCCCCCGCTGGACGACGTGACCCCGGCGGACGGGACCCGGGTGAGTGCCTGTCACTTCTGGACGGAGTGCCTCCATGGTTGA
- a CDS encoding ABC transporter permease gives MPEQPLESEGVIAGTGTGGAMDLATTEAETLEKPPPAASGGEPGGDTESTGKPRSLWSDAWRDLRRNPVFIVSGLVILFLVVISLWPSLIASGNPLKCDLAKAQQGPEPGHPFGYDGQGCDVYTRTVYGARISIAVGVCATLGVAILGSVLGGLAGFFGGIWDSILSRITDIFFAIPVVLGGLVLLSVVTDNSIWPVIGFMVLLGWPQISRIARGSVITAKQNDYVQAARALGASNSRMLLRHITPNAVAPVIVVATIALGTYIALEATLSYLGVGLKPPSVSWGIDISAASPYIRNAPHALLWPSGALAITVLAFIMLGDAVRDALDPKLR, from the coding sequence ATGCCTGAGCAGCCGTTGGAGTCCGAGGGGGTGATTGCGGGGACGGGCACCGGCGGGGCGATGGACCTCGCCACGACCGAGGCGGAGACGCTGGAGAAGCCGCCGCCGGCGGCGTCCGGCGGAGAACCGGGCGGCGATACGGAATCCACGGGCAAACCCCGCTCCCTCTGGTCCGACGCCTGGCGCGACCTGCGGCGCAACCCGGTCTTCATCGTCTCGGGCCTGGTGATCCTCTTCCTGGTCGTCATCTCCCTCTGGCCGTCGCTGATCGCCTCCGGCAACCCGCTCAAGTGCGACCTCGCCAAGGCCCAGCAGGGCCCGGAGCCCGGACACCCGTTCGGGTACGACGGTCAGGGCTGCGACGTGTACACCCGTACCGTCTACGGGGCGCGTATCTCGATCGCCGTCGGCGTCTGCGCCACGCTCGGCGTCGCGATCCTCGGCAGCGTGCTCGGCGGGCTCGCCGGGTTCTTCGGCGGGATCTGGGACTCGATCCTCTCCAGGATCACCGACATCTTCTTCGCCATCCCGGTCGTCCTCGGCGGCCTGGTCCTGCTGTCCGTGGTGACCGACAACTCCATCTGGCCGGTGATCGGGTTCATGGTGCTGCTCGGCTGGCCGCAGATCTCCCGCATCGCCCGTGGCTCGGTCATCACCGCCAAGCAGAACGACTACGTTCAGGCCGCCCGCGCGCTCGGCGCGTCCAACTCCCGCATGCTGCTGCGGCACATCACACCGAACGCCGTCGCCCCGGTCATCGTCGTGGCCACCATCGCGCTCGGCACCTACATCGCGCTGGAGGCGACCCTGTCGTACCTCGGCGTCGGCCTGAAACCACCGAGCGTCTCCTGGGGCATCGACATCTCCGCCGCCTCCCCGTACATCCGCAACGCTCCGCATGCGCTGTTGTGGCCCTCGGGAGCCCTGGCGATCACGGTCCTCGCGTTCATCATGCTCGGCGACGCGGTGCGCGACGCCCTGGATCCGAAGCTGAGGTGA